From one Suricata suricatta isolate VVHF042 chromosome 8, meerkat_22Aug2017_6uvM2_HiC, whole genome shotgun sequence genomic stretch:
- the ATP1A1 gene encoding sodium/potassium-transporting ATPase subunit alpha-1 isoform X3, whose translation MARKNCLVKNLEAVETLGSTSTICSDKTGTLTQNRMTVAHMWFDNQIHEADTTENQSGVSFDKSSATWLALSRIAGLCNRAVFQANQENLPILKRAVAGDASESALLKCIELCCGSVKEMRDRHAKIVEIPFNSTNKYQLSIHKNPNTSESRHLLVMKGAPERILDRCSSILLHGKEQPLDEELKDAFQNAYLELGGLGERVLGFCHLNLPDEQFPEGFQFDTDDVNFPVENLCFVGLISMIDPPRAAVPDAVGKCRSAGIKVIMVTGDHPITAKAIAKGVGIISEGNETVEDIAARLNIPVSQVNPRDAKACVIHGSDLKDMTSEQLDDILKYHTEIVFARTSPQQKLIIVEGCQRQGAIVAVTGDGVNDSPALKKADIGVAMGIAGSDVSKQAADMILLDDNFASIVTGVEEGRLIFDNLKKSIAYTLTSNIPEITPFLIFIIANIPLPLGTVTILCIDLGTDMVPAISLAYEQAESDIMKRQPRNPKTDKLVNERLISMAYGQIGMIQALGGFFTYFVILAENGFLPTHLLGLRVEWDDRWINDVEDSYGQQWTFEQRKIVEFTCHTAFFVSIVVVQWADLVICKTRRNSVFQQGMKNKILIFGLFEETALAAFLSYCPGMGVALRMYPLKPTWWFCAFPYSLLIFVYDEVRKLIIRRRPGGWVEKETYY comes from the exons ATGGCAAGGAAGAACTGCTTAGTGAAGAACTTAGAAGCTGTGGAGACCCTGGGGTCCACATCCACCATCTGCTCGGATAAAACTGGAACTCTCACCCAGAACCGGATGACGGTGGCCCACATGTGGTTCGACAATCAGATCCACGAAGCCGACACGACGGAGAATCAGAGCG GTGTCTCGTTCGACAAGAGTTCAGCCACGTGGCTTGCTCTGTCCAGGATCGCGGGTCTCTGTAACAGGGCGGTGTTTCAGGCTAACCAGGAAAACCTGCCTATCCTTAAG CGGGCCGTTGCGGGCGACGCCTCGGAGTCCGCGCTCTTGAAATGCATTGAGCTGTGCTGTGGCTCCGTGAAGGAGATGAGAGACCGACACGCCAAGATCGTGGAGATCCCCTTCAACTCCACCAACAAGTACCAG CTGTCCATCCACAAGAACCCCAACACATCTGAGTCCCGGCACCTGCTGGTGATGAAAGGTGCCCCCGAGAGGATCCTGGACCGCTGCAGCTCCATTCTCCTGCACGGCAAGGAGCAGCCCCTGGATGAGGAGCTGAAGGATGCCTTCCAGAATGCCTACCTGGAGCTTGGCGGCCTCGGAGAGCGCGTGCTAG GTTTCTGCCACCTTAACCTGCCAGATGAACAGTTTCCTGAAGGCTTCCAGTTTGACACCGATGACGTGAATTTCCCTGTCGAAAACCTCTGCTTCGTTGGGCTCATCTCCATGATTGATCCTCCGCGGGCTGCCGTTCCCGACGCTGTGGGCAAATGCCGGAGTGCTGGAATTAAG GTCATCATGGTCACTGGAGACCACCCGATCACAGCCAAAGCCATTGCCAAAGGTGTGGGCATCATCTCAGAAGGCAATGAGACAGTAGAAGACATTGCTGCCCGCCTCAACATCCCAGTGAGCCAGGTGAACCCCAG AGATGCTAAGGCCTGCGTCATCCATGGAAGTGACCTGAAGGACATGACCTCCGAGCAGCTGGATGACATTCTCAAGTACCACACGGAGATCGTGTTCGCCAGGACCTCTCCCCAGCAGAAGCTTATCATCGTGGAAGGCTGCCAGAGACAG GGAGCTATCGTGGCTGTAACTGGCGATGGTGTGAATGACTCTCCAGCCTTGAAGAAGGCAGACATTGGGGTTGCCATGGGGATTGCTGGCTCCGACGTGTCTAAGCAAGCAGCTGACATGATTCTTCTGGATGACAACTTTGCGTCCATTGTGACTGGAGTCGAAGAAG GTCGTCTGATCTTTGATAACTTGAAGAAATCCATTGCCTACACCCTGACCAGTAACATTCCAGAGATCACCCCcttcctgatatttattattgcaAACATTCCACTACCACTGGGGACCGTCACCATCCTCTGCATCGACTTGGGCACGGACATG gttCCTGCCATCTCCCTGGCTTATGAGCAAGCTGAGAGTGACATCATGAAGAGACAGCCCAGAAACCCCAAAACAGACAAGCTTGTGAATGAGCGGCTGATCAGCATGGCCTACGGGCAGATCG GTATGATCCAGGCCCTGGGAGGCTTTTTCACTTACTTTGTGATCCTGGCGGAGAACGGCTTCCTCCCGACGCACCTGCTGGGGCTCCGCGTGGAGTGGGATGACCGGTGGATCAACGACGTGGAGGACAGCTACGGGCAGCAGTGG ACGTTTGAACAGAGGAAAATTGTGGAGTTCACGTGCCACACAGCCTTCTTCGTCAGCATCGTGGTGGTGCAGTGGGCCGACCTGGTCATCTGTAAGACCAGGAGGAACTCCGTCTTCCAGCAGGGGATGAA GAACAAGATCTTAATATTCGGGCTCTTTGAAGAGACGGCCCTTGCTGCTTTCCTTTCCTACTGCCCTGGAATGGGCGTAGCCCTGAGGATGTACCCCCTCAA ACCTACCTGGTGGTTCTGTGCCTTCCCCTACTCTCTTCTCATCTTCGTGTACGACGAAGTCCGAAAGCTCATCATTAGGCGACGCCCTGGCG GTTGGGTAGAGAAGGAAACCTACTACTAG
- the ATP1A1 gene encoding sodium/potassium-transporting ATPase subunit alpha-1 isoform X4, whose product MEILHGSHDQYQLSIHKNPNTSESRHLLVMKGAPERILDRCSSILLHGKEQPLDEELKDAFQNAYLELGGLGERVLGFCHLNLPDEQFPEGFQFDTDDVNFPVENLCFVGLISMIDPPRAAVPDAVGKCRSAGIKVIMVTGDHPITAKAIAKGVGIISEGNETVEDIAARLNIPVSQVNPRDAKACVIHGSDLKDMTSEQLDDILKYHTEIVFARTSPQQKLIIVEGCQRQGAIVAVTGDGVNDSPALKKADIGVAMGIAGSDVSKQAADMILLDDNFASIVTGVEEGRLIFDNLKKSIAYTLTSNIPEITPFLIFIIANIPLPLGTVTILCIDLGTDMVPAISLAYEQAESDIMKRQPRNPKTDKLVNERLISMAYGQIGMIQALGGFFTYFVILAENGFLPTHLLGLRVEWDDRWINDVEDSYGQQWTFEQRKIVEFTCHTAFFVSIVVVQWADLVICKTRRNSVFQQGMKNKILIFGLFEETALAAFLSYCPGMGVALRMYPLKPTWWFCAFPYSLLIFVYDEVRKLIIRRRPGGWVEKETYY is encoded by the exons ATGGAAATCTTGCATGGTTCTCATGACCAGTACCAG CTGTCCATCCACAAGAACCCCAACACATCTGAGTCCCGGCACCTGCTGGTGATGAAAGGTGCCCCCGAGAGGATCCTGGACCGCTGCAGCTCCATTCTCCTGCACGGCAAGGAGCAGCCCCTGGATGAGGAGCTGAAGGATGCCTTCCAGAATGCCTACCTGGAGCTTGGCGGCCTCGGAGAGCGCGTGCTAG GTTTCTGCCACCTTAACCTGCCAGATGAACAGTTTCCTGAAGGCTTCCAGTTTGACACCGATGACGTGAATTTCCCTGTCGAAAACCTCTGCTTCGTTGGGCTCATCTCCATGATTGATCCTCCGCGGGCTGCCGTTCCCGACGCTGTGGGCAAATGCCGGAGTGCTGGAATTAAG GTCATCATGGTCACTGGAGACCACCCGATCACAGCCAAAGCCATTGCCAAAGGTGTGGGCATCATCTCAGAAGGCAATGAGACAGTAGAAGACATTGCTGCCCGCCTCAACATCCCAGTGAGCCAGGTGAACCCCAG AGATGCTAAGGCCTGCGTCATCCATGGAAGTGACCTGAAGGACATGACCTCCGAGCAGCTGGATGACATTCTCAAGTACCACACGGAGATCGTGTTCGCCAGGACCTCTCCCCAGCAGAAGCTTATCATCGTGGAAGGCTGCCAGAGACAG GGAGCTATCGTGGCTGTAACTGGCGATGGTGTGAATGACTCTCCAGCCTTGAAGAAGGCAGACATTGGGGTTGCCATGGGGATTGCTGGCTCCGACGTGTCTAAGCAAGCAGCTGACATGATTCTTCTGGATGACAACTTTGCGTCCATTGTGACTGGAGTCGAAGAAG GTCGTCTGATCTTTGATAACTTGAAGAAATCCATTGCCTACACCCTGACCAGTAACATTCCAGAGATCACCCCcttcctgatatttattattgcaAACATTCCACTACCACTGGGGACCGTCACCATCCTCTGCATCGACTTGGGCACGGACATG gttCCTGCCATCTCCCTGGCTTATGAGCAAGCTGAGAGTGACATCATGAAGAGACAGCCCAGAAACCCCAAAACAGACAAGCTTGTGAATGAGCGGCTGATCAGCATGGCCTACGGGCAGATCG GTATGATCCAGGCCCTGGGAGGCTTTTTCACTTACTTTGTGATCCTGGCGGAGAACGGCTTCCTCCCGACGCACCTGCTGGGGCTCCGCGTGGAGTGGGATGACCGGTGGATCAACGACGTGGAGGACAGCTACGGGCAGCAGTGG ACGTTTGAACAGAGGAAAATTGTGGAGTTCACGTGCCACACAGCCTTCTTCGTCAGCATCGTGGTGGTGCAGTGGGCCGACCTGGTCATCTGTAAGACCAGGAGGAACTCCGTCTTCCAGCAGGGGATGAA GAACAAGATCTTAATATTCGGGCTCTTTGAAGAGACGGCCCTTGCTGCTTTCCTTTCCTACTGCCCTGGAATGGGCGTAGCCCTGAGGATGTACCCCCTCAA ACCTACCTGGTGGTTCTGTGCCTTCCCCTACTCTCTTCTCATCTTCGTGTACGACGAAGTCCGAAAGCTCATCATTAGGCGACGCCCTGGCG GTTGGGTAGAGAAGGAAACCTACTACTAG
- the ATP1A1 gene encoding sodium/potassium-transporting ATPase subunit alpha-1 isoform X2 yields the protein MAFKVGRDKYEPAAVSEHGNKKKAKKERDIDELKKEVSMDDHKLSLDELHRKYGTDLSRGLTTARAAEILARDGPNALTPPPTTPEWVKFCRQLFGGFSTLLWIGAILCFLAHGIHAATEEEPENDNLYLGVVLSAVVIITGCFSYYQEAKSSKIMESFKNMVPQQALVIRNGEKMSINAEEVVVGDLVEVKGGDRIPADLRIISAHGCKVDNSSLTGESEPQTRSPDFTNENPLETRNIAFFSTNCVEGTARGIVVYTGDRTVMGRIATLASGLEGGQTPIAAEIEHFIHIITGVAVFLGVSFFILSLILKYTWLEAVIFLIGIIVANVPEGLLATVTVCLTLTAKRMARKNCLVKNLEAVETLGSTSTICSDKTGTLTQNRMTVAHMWFDNQIHEADTTENQSGVSFDKSSATWLALSRIAGLCNRAVFQANQENLPILKRAVAGDASESALLKCIELCCGSVKEMRDRHAKIVEIPFNSTNKYQLSIHKNPNTSESRHLLVMKGAPERILDRCSSILLHGKEQPLDEELKDAFQNAYLELGGLGERVLGFCHLNLPDEQFPEGFQFDTDDVNFPVENLCFVGLISMIDPPRAAVPDAVGKCRSAGIKVIMVTGDHPITAKAIAKGVGIISEGNETVEDIAARLNIPVSQVNPRDAKACVIHGSDLKDMTSEQLDDILKYHTEIVFARTSPQQKLIIVEGCQRQGAIVAVTGDGVNDSPALKKADIGVAMGIAGSDVSKQAADMILLDDNFASIVTGVEEGRLIFDNLKKSIAYTLTSNIPEITPFLIFIIANIPLPLGTVTILCIDLGTDMVPAISLAYEQAESDIMKRQPRNPKTDKLVNERLISMAYGQIGMIQALGGFFTYFVILAENGFLPTHLLGLRVEWDDRWINDVEDSYGQQWTFEQRKIVEFTCHTAFFVSIVVVQWADLVICKTRRNSVFQQGMKNKILIFGLFEETALAAFLSYCPGMGVALRMYPLKPTWWFCAFPYSLLIFVYDEVRKLIIRRRPGGWVEKETYY from the exons GGCTTAACAACTGCTCGCGCGGCTGAGATCCTGGCCCGAGACGGCCCCAAcgccctcaccccgccccccaccactcCCGAATGGGTCAAGTTCTGTCGGCAGCTGTTTGGGGGGTTCTCAACGTTACTGTGGATTGGAGCGATTCTTTGTTTCTTAGCTCATGGCATCCACGCTGCCACAGAAGAGGAACCTGAGAACGATAAT CTATACCTCGGTGTGGTCCTCTCTGCTGTCGTCATCATAACTGGCTGTTTCTCCTACTATCAAGAAGCTAAAAGTTCAAAGATCATGGAATCCTTCAAAAACATGGTCCCTCAG CAAGCCCTTGTGATTCGAAATGGTGAGAAAATGAGCATCAACGCCGAGGAGGTTGTAGTCGGGGACCTGGTAGAAGTGAAGGGCGGAGACCGGATCCCTGCAGACCTCCGAATCATATCTGCCCACGGCTGCAAG GTGGATAACTCCTCCCTCACTGGCGAATCTGAGCCCCAGACCAGGTCTCCAGACTTCACAAACGAAAACCCCCTGGAGACCAGGAACATCGCCTTCTTCTCAACCAACTGTGTGGAAG GCACTGCACGTGGCATTGTCGTGTACACTGGGGATCGCACAGTGATGGGAAGAATCGCGACACTCGCGTCTGGGCTGGAAGGCGGCCAGACTCCCATCGCTGCTGAAATTGAACATTTTATCCACATCATCacgggtgtggctgtgttcctgGGTGTgtccttcttcattctttctctgatCCTTAAGTACACCTGGCTCGAGGCCGTCATCTTTCTCATCGGTATCATTGTAGCCAACGTGCCAGAGGGTTTGCTGGCCACTGTCACG GTATGTCTGACCCTTACCGCCAAACGCATGGCAAGGAAGAACTGCTTAGTGAAGAACTTAGAAGCTGTGGAGACCCTGGGGTCCACATCCACCATCTGCTCGGATAAAACTGGAACTCTCACCCAGAACCGGATGACGGTGGCCCACATGTGGTTCGACAATCAGATCCACGAAGCCGACACGACGGAGAATCAGAGCG GTGTCTCGTTCGACAAGAGTTCAGCCACGTGGCTTGCTCTGTCCAGGATCGCGGGTCTCTGTAACAGGGCGGTGTTTCAGGCTAACCAGGAAAACCTGCCTATCCTTAAG CGGGCCGTTGCGGGCGACGCCTCGGAGTCCGCGCTCTTGAAATGCATTGAGCTGTGCTGTGGCTCCGTGAAGGAGATGAGAGACCGACACGCCAAGATCGTGGAGATCCCCTTCAACTCCACCAACAAGTACCAG CTGTCCATCCACAAGAACCCCAACACATCTGAGTCCCGGCACCTGCTGGTGATGAAAGGTGCCCCCGAGAGGATCCTGGACCGCTGCAGCTCCATTCTCCTGCACGGCAAGGAGCAGCCCCTGGATGAGGAGCTGAAGGATGCCTTCCAGAATGCCTACCTGGAGCTTGGCGGCCTCGGAGAGCGCGTGCTAG GTTTCTGCCACCTTAACCTGCCAGATGAACAGTTTCCTGAAGGCTTCCAGTTTGACACCGATGACGTGAATTTCCCTGTCGAAAACCTCTGCTTCGTTGGGCTCATCTCCATGATTGATCCTCCGCGGGCTGCCGTTCCCGACGCTGTGGGCAAATGCCGGAGTGCTGGAATTAAG GTCATCATGGTCACTGGAGACCACCCGATCACAGCCAAAGCCATTGCCAAAGGTGTGGGCATCATCTCAGAAGGCAATGAGACAGTAGAAGACATTGCTGCCCGCCTCAACATCCCAGTGAGCCAGGTGAACCCCAG AGATGCTAAGGCCTGCGTCATCCATGGAAGTGACCTGAAGGACATGACCTCCGAGCAGCTGGATGACATTCTCAAGTACCACACGGAGATCGTGTTCGCCAGGACCTCTCCCCAGCAGAAGCTTATCATCGTGGAAGGCTGCCAGAGACAG GGAGCTATCGTGGCTGTAACTGGCGATGGTGTGAATGACTCTCCAGCCTTGAAGAAGGCAGACATTGGGGTTGCCATGGGGATTGCTGGCTCCGACGTGTCTAAGCAAGCAGCTGACATGATTCTTCTGGATGACAACTTTGCGTCCATTGTGACTGGAGTCGAAGAAG GTCGTCTGATCTTTGATAACTTGAAGAAATCCATTGCCTACACCCTGACCAGTAACATTCCAGAGATCACCCCcttcctgatatttattattgcaAACATTCCACTACCACTGGGGACCGTCACCATCCTCTGCATCGACTTGGGCACGGACATG gttCCTGCCATCTCCCTGGCTTATGAGCAAGCTGAGAGTGACATCATGAAGAGACAGCCCAGAAACCCCAAAACAGACAAGCTTGTGAATGAGCGGCTGATCAGCATGGCCTACGGGCAGATCG GTATGATCCAGGCCCTGGGAGGCTTTTTCACTTACTTTGTGATCCTGGCGGAGAACGGCTTCCTCCCGACGCACCTGCTGGGGCTCCGCGTGGAGTGGGATGACCGGTGGATCAACGACGTGGAGGACAGCTACGGGCAGCAGTGG ACGTTTGAACAGAGGAAAATTGTGGAGTTCACGTGCCACACAGCCTTCTTCGTCAGCATCGTGGTGGTGCAGTGGGCCGACCTGGTCATCTGTAAGACCAGGAGGAACTCCGTCTTCCAGCAGGGGATGAA GAACAAGATCTTAATATTCGGGCTCTTTGAAGAGACGGCCCTTGCTGCTTTCCTTTCCTACTGCCCTGGAATGGGCGTAGCCCTGAGGATGTACCCCCTCAA ACCTACCTGGTGGTTCTGTGCCTTCCCCTACTCTCTTCTCATCTTCGTGTACGACGAAGTCCGAAAGCTCATCATTAGGCGACGCCCTGGCG GTTGGGTAGAGAAGGAAACCTACTACTAG